The following are from one region of the Microcoleus sp. FACHB-831 genome:
- a CDS encoding M48 family metallopeptidase — protein MSSEIPSTATSINRNPPPSNRQLLIILGLFIGFIVGVIWLFGLLINSLVWVIPPNVEKQLGAVIVPAYEQLAKPSPTQETLNQLLDKLETKLAQQVRQERDYRVLYLPGDTVNALALPGDRIIIYAGLLKQIESENELMMVLGHELGHFAHRDHLRSLVRQLIFPIAIATIFGDAGGLSSVAASGVEAVSKSQFSQSQESQADEFGLTLLQNTYGHVAGATDFFARMSRQKGVNFDFLTTHPAPGRRVKELQRLIEQKNYPVKERSPLPETLSNLKE, from the coding sequence ATGTCTTCTGAAATTCCTTCAACAGCAACATCTATTAATCGCAATCCGCCCCCAAGTAACCGCCAACTGCTCATAATTCTGGGGCTGTTTATTGGCTTTATTGTCGGTGTTATTTGGCTGTTTGGTTTGCTGATTAATAGCCTGGTATGGGTGATTCCTCCCAATGTGGAAAAACAACTGGGTGCTGTAATTGTTCCGGCTTACGAACAGTTGGCTAAACCGTCACCTACTCAAGAGACATTAAATCAGCTGCTAGACAAACTGGAAACAAAATTGGCGCAGCAGGTGAGACAAGAGCGGGATTACCGAGTGCTATATTTGCCAGGTGATACGGTGAATGCTCTAGCTTTACCAGGCGATCGCATAATCATCTACGCGGGGTTACTCAAGCAAATCGAATCTGAAAATGAGCTGATGATGGTGTTGGGACATGAGTTGGGACATTTTGCCCATCGCGATCATTTACGCAGTTTAGTGCGCCAGCTGATTTTCCCGATCGCGATCGCTACCATTTTTGGCGATGCGGGTGGACTATCATCAGTTGCTGCTTCTGGAGTTGAAGCTGTCAGCAAATCCCAATTTTCTCAGTCTCAAGAATCTCAAGCCGATGAGTTTGGACTTACTTTGCTACAAAATACTTACGGTCATGTAGCAGGAGCAACTGACTTTTTTGCCCGAATGAGTCGTCAAAAAGGTGTGAATTTTGATTTCTTAACTACCCATCCAGCACCCGGTAGGCGTGTTAAAGAATTGCAGCGCTTGATCGAGCAGAAAAATTATCCTGTAAAAGAGCGATCGCCCCTTCCAGAAACGCTCTCCAACTTGAAAGAATAG
- the thrB gene encoding homoserine kinase produces MPSVSCVTVTVPATTANLGPGFDCIGAALTLYNQFKFTRLDSAKPELKITVTGAEAERVNTSADNLVYQSFVKLYQHISETPPSVEIEIDLGVPLARGLGSSATAIAGGLVGANLLAGSPLSQAEVMELAIAMEGHPDNVVPALLGGCRLAATGLNEPQRGEPREEGWEICEVPWHSDIVPVVAIPDFELSTSEARRVLPNQYSRADAIFNTAHLGLLLRGLETGREDWLRAALQDRIHQPYRKALIPGYDAVREAAMAAGALGMVISGAGPTLLAVVRRDLCVSVEEAIATTWQQEGIKAQVRSLSIDLHGASSSTEALP; encoded by the coding sequence ATGCCCTCTGTTTCTTGCGTAACCGTTACCGTTCCCGCTACGACTGCGAATTTGGGGCCTGGATTTGATTGCATTGGGGCAGCTTTGACGCTGTACAATCAGTTCAAGTTCACCCGGCTCGACTCAGCTAAACCGGAATTGAAAATAACTGTCACTGGTGCGGAAGCCGAACGGGTTAACACCAGTGCTGATAATCTGGTTTACCAGTCGTTTGTGAAGTTGTATCAGCATATCAGTGAAACGCCGCCGTCAGTCGAGATTGAGATTGATTTGGGTGTTCCTCTGGCGCGGGGTTTGGGTAGTTCAGCGACAGCGATCGCGGGTGGGTTGGTTGGTGCTAATCTGTTGGCTGGTTCGCCTTTGAGTCAGGCTGAGGTGATGGAATTAGCGATCGCTATGGAAGGACATCCTGATAATGTGGTTCCGGCGTTGTTGGGGGGTTGTCGTCTGGCGGCTACGGGTTTAAACGAACCGCAGCGCGGAGAACCCAGAGAAGAGGGATGGGAGATTTGTGAGGTTCCCTGGCATTCTGATATTGTTCCGGTGGTGGCGATTCCGGATTTTGAGCTTTCGACTTCTGAGGCGCGACGGGTTTTGCCAAATCAGTACAGTCGTGCTGATGCGATTTTTAATACGGCGCATCTGGGTTTGCTGTTGCGGGGGTTGGAAACTGGACGGGAGGATTGGTTAAGGGCGGCGCTGCAAGACCGCATTCATCAGCCTTATCGGAAAGCTTTGATTCCCGGTTATGATGCTGTACGCGAGGCTGCAATGGCGGCGGGTGCTTTAGGTATGGTGATTAGTGGTGCGGGGCCAACTCTTTTGGCTGTTGTACGCCGTGATTTGTGTGTGTCTGTGGAAGAAGCGATCGCTACAACTTGGCAACAGGAAGGAATTAAGGCTCAAGTGCGATCGCTCTCAATTGATTTGCACGGCGCAAGCAGCTCCACAGAAGCATTACCATGA
- a CDS encoding DUF2605 domain-containing protein, with protein MPLSNLPENELLKTVLQPLLEDFQYWFARSRLLLETEEIPFLSENQQSDLLERVKQAQAEVSTAQMLFLATGAQVGIETSALVPWHQLVTECWQVGMRFRTEQATSNNK; from the coding sequence ATGCCCCTTTCCAACCTGCCGGAAAACGAATTGCTCAAGACGGTATTACAACCGTTGTTAGAAGATTTTCAGTATTGGTTTGCGCGATCGCGCCTGCTCTTAGAAACTGAAGAAATTCCCTTTTTAAGTGAGAATCAGCAATCAGACCTGCTCGAACGGGTAAAGCAAGCTCAAGCTGAAGTCAGCACAGCTCAGATGCTTTTCTTAGCAACTGGCGCTCAAGTCGGTATCGAAACGTCTGCTTTGGTGCCGTGGCACCAGCTAGTAACGGAGTGCTGGCAGGTGGGGATGCGGTTCCGTACCGAGCAAGCGACTAGCAATAACAAATAA
- a CDS encoding amylo-alpha-1,6-glucosidase: MAPDTLELEGKTYIRADELPIPEWPCVLGDRPQPTLTIKDNDLFLVTDTLGNISGCLGDDMNSSMGLFCADTRFLSRLELQINERPPVLLSSTADKGFALSVLCTNPSMDGGVRLEGGDKLEPEGQIDGGAMFDFAPLRADTIGIAREIVLNGALFEELTVSNYSTNSISFQLSLSFDADFVDLFVVRGYARKHKGQLLRAVPKGETAEKENFELKLAYQGLDGSLMESHIEFVHLQPDSLTGYTAVWQLELDSHETQKLGYRLQMRIKNRPASSVPAPVTLVQARAAELSEQQDWRNHVTRIRSDKNTFNRVIERAEQDVYLLRQSFGKGKVLSAGVPWFSTLFGRDSIIAASQTLMLDPTIARETLTILADYQGKNEDDWRDEQPGKILHELRMGEMARCQEIPHTPYYGTVDATPLWLMLYAEYFAWTADRETLELLWPNALAAMDWIDRSCQETGYLSYQRQSKRGLANQGWKDSGDCIVNRQGQLAMGAIALSEVQAYVYSAKLRLAEIARMKKRLDLSDRWQDEARDLKNRFNRDFWMAEEGFCALALDGDGNQVDSITSNPGHCLNLGILLPEKAYSVAERLQAPDMFNGWGIRTLSSLSPAYNPMGYHVGSVWPHDNALIAMGVRSLGLIDQALELAKALFDMTIQQPYQRPPELFCGYDRTEDNAPVKYPVACSPQAWATGSIFQLLQMMVNLVPDAPNNCLRIIDPALPESINRLALHNLRVGATLLDLEFERSGSTTACRVAKKRGNLRVVIEA; the protein is encoded by the coding sequence ATGGCACCAGATACTCTTGAACTGGAAGGAAAAACCTATATTCGGGCTGACGAACTACCCATCCCGGAATGGCCTTGCGTTTTGGGCGATCGCCCCCAGCCGACTCTTACCATTAAAGATAATGATCTATTTTTAGTTACCGACACGCTGGGCAACATTTCTGGGTGTTTAGGCGATGACATGAACTCCAGCATGGGGTTGTTCTGCGCTGATACCCGCTTCCTCAGCCGCCTGGAGTTGCAAATTAACGAACGTCCCCCGGTATTGCTCAGCAGCACAGCTGATAAAGGGTTTGCCCTTTCAGTTTTGTGTACCAATCCGAGTATGGACGGAGGAGTGCGATTAGAAGGAGGAGATAAATTAGAACCAGAGGGGCAAATAGATGGCGGGGCGATGTTTGATTTTGCTCCCCTACGCGCCGACACCATAGGAATTGCGCGGGAAATTGTTCTCAATGGAGCGCTGTTTGAAGAATTAACAGTCTCCAACTACAGCACCAATTCAATTAGCTTTCAACTCAGTCTCAGCTTTGATGCAGATTTTGTGGACTTATTTGTAGTCCGGGGCTACGCTCGAAAACATAAAGGGCAGCTCTTACGAGCAGTGCCAAAAGGTGAAACCGCAGAAAAAGAAAATTTTGAGCTGAAATTAGCTTATCAAGGGCTGGATGGCTCTTTGATGGAATCTCACATTGAGTTTGTTCATCTCCAACCAGACTCGCTGACAGGTTACACGGCAGTTTGGCAGCTAGAGCTGGATTCGCACGAAACCCAGAAGCTGGGCTATCGGCTGCAAATGCGGATCAAAAATCGCCCCGCTTCGAGTGTACCTGCGCCAGTAACTCTAGTACAAGCGAGAGCCGCAGAGTTATCAGAGCAGCAAGATTGGCGCAATCACGTTACGCGGATTCGTTCGGACAAAAATACCTTTAATCGGGTGATTGAACGGGCTGAACAGGATGTTTATTTGCTGCGGCAATCTTTCGGTAAGGGCAAGGTACTCTCCGCTGGGGTGCCGTGGTTTTCCACTTTGTTTGGACGCGACTCGATCATTGCAGCATCGCAAACCTTGATGCTCGATCCGACTATTGCCCGCGAAACTCTAACTATTTTGGCTGACTACCAAGGTAAGAATGAGGATGATTGGCGCGACGAGCAGCCGGGGAAGATTTTGCACGAGTTGCGAATGGGGGAAATGGCTCGTTGTCAAGAAATTCCTCATACGCCTTATTACGGGACTGTGGATGCTACGCCACTGTGGTTAATGCTGTATGCGGAATATTTTGCCTGGACAGCGGATCGGGAAACTCTTGAGCTATTGTGGCCTAACGCTTTGGCGGCGATGGATTGGATTGACCGCAGCTGCCAGGAAACGGGCTATCTGAGTTACCAACGTCAATCGAAGCGGGGTTTGGCGAATCAGGGTTGGAAAGACTCTGGTGATTGTATTGTGAATCGCCAGGGGCAGCTGGCGATGGGCGCGATCGCTTTGTCGGAAGTGCAGGCTTATGTCTATTCTGCTAAACTCCGCCTTGCAGAAATCGCCCGGATGAAGAAGCGGTTAGACCTGTCGGATCGATGGCAAGACGAGGCGAGAGACTTGAAGAACCGCTTTAATCGCGATTTTTGGATGGCAGAGGAAGGCTTCTGCGCTCTGGCTTTGGATGGCGACGGCAATCAGGTTGATAGTATTACTTCTAATCCCGGTCACTGTCTGAATCTAGGCATCCTCTTGCCGGAAAAAGCTTATAGCGTAGCGGAACGGCTGCAAGCGCCGGATATGTTCAACGGCTGGGGGATTCGCACTTTGAGCAGTTTGTCCCCAGCATACAATCCGATGGGCTACCATGTAGGGTCGGTTTGGCCTCACGATAATGCTCTGATTGCGATGGGAGTGCGATCGCTAGGGCTTATCGATCAAGCTCTGGAACTTGCCAAAGCTTTGTTTGATATGACCATACAGCAGCCTTATCAGCGACCGCCAGAACTATTTTGCGGCTACGATCGAACAGAGGATAACGCACCAGTCAAATATCCCGTAGCTTGTTCTCCGCAAGCTTGGGCAACTGGCAGCATCTTTCAGCTGCTGCAAATGATGGTTAATTTGGTGCCAGATGCTCCTAATAACTGCTTGCGGATTATTGACCCAGCTTTACCTGAGTCGATTAATCGTCTGGCGTTACACAACTTGAGAGTTGGAGCAACGCTGCTGGATCTGGAATTCGAGCGTTCTGGCAGTACCACCGCTTGTCGGGTCGCCAAGAAGCGGGGGAACCTCCGAGTCGTGATTGAAGCCTGA
- a CDS encoding TIGR00266 family protein: MKYEIRYKPAFASVFVTLNPGDSLTAEAGAMTSMDAQLSIKTEFSGGFISGLLKKFFGGESLFVNVFTNNSQQPLQLVLTQSTIGDIVCIDLRGGREICFQPGAYIAHTPGVNMGVQWAGFKSWVSGEGLFKLKLNGQGQVFFGAYGGITQKRISGEFVVDSGHLVAYDPGIKMNIGLAGGLLGSVTSGEGLVNRLTGQGEIYLQSRSVGGLVRYLSPKLR, translated from the coding sequence GTGAAGTACGAAATTCGTTACAAACCAGCCTTTGCCTCTGTTTTTGTCACCTTGAATCCGGGTGATAGTCTGACCGCTGAGGCGGGAGCTATGACCAGTATGGATGCTCAACTATCCATAAAAACAGAGTTTTCCGGTGGTTTCATCTCAGGATTGTTAAAGAAATTCTTTGGTGGAGAATCATTATTTGTTAATGTTTTTACTAACAATTCACAGCAACCCTTGCAGTTAGTTTTAACTCAATCCACCATTGGCGATATAGTTTGTATTGATTTACGGGGTGGACGGGAAATTTGCTTCCAACCCGGTGCTTATATTGCCCATACTCCAGGCGTAAATATGGGAGTACAGTGGGCAGGTTTCAAGAGCTGGGTATCAGGAGAAGGACTGTTTAAGCTGAAGTTAAACGGTCAGGGACAAGTGTTTTTTGGTGCTTATGGTGGCATTACTCAAAAACGTATTTCTGGCGAATTTGTAGTAGATAGCGGTCATTTAGTTGCTTATGACCCAGGAATCAAAATGAATATTGGGTTGGCTGGCGGATTGCTTGGTTCTGTCACTTCGGGAGAAGGATTAGTAAACCGTCTGACTGGTCAAGGGGAGATTTATTTACAGTCTCGCAGTGTTGGGGGATTAGTTAGGTATTTAAGCCCCAAATTACGGTAA
- the rsmA gene encoding 16S rRNA (adenine(1518)-N(6)/adenine(1519)-N(6))-dimethyltransferase RsmA, which produces MTPQPRKQFAQHWLRSDKALNQIVAAAALSKCDRVLEIGPGTGILTRRLLPLAESVIAVEIDRDLCQLLAKQLGKVENFLLLQGDFLSLDLDTSLTSFPAFQNPNKVVANIPYNITGPILEKLLGTISQPAAKPFDSIVLLVQKEVAQRLYAKPGSKAFGALSVRVQYLAECELICIVPAGAFHPPPKVDSAVVRLRPRMTEPPADDPKHLETLLKLGFAEKRKMLRNNLKGIVERDRLTQLLEQLEVNPQARAEDLSVAQWVALSNLDLA; this is translated from the coding sequence ATGACCCCTCAACCTAGAAAACAATTTGCTCAACACTGGCTGCGAAGCGACAAGGCGCTGAATCAAATTGTCGCCGCAGCTGCTTTATCGAAATGCGATCGCGTTCTGGAAATCGGCCCCGGTACTGGTATCCTGACTCGTCGCTTATTGCCCCTGGCTGAATCGGTTATCGCTGTCGAAATTGACCGCGATTTATGCCAACTGCTGGCTAAACAACTGGGTAAGGTGGAAAATTTTCTCCTTCTACAAGGCGATTTTCTTTCCCTCGATTTAGACACTTCTTTAACTTCATTCCCAGCCTTCCAAAATCCAAATAAAGTTGTTGCCAATATTCCCTACAACATCACTGGCCCAATTTTGGAAAAATTGTTAGGTACAATTTCCCAACCCGCAGCCAAACCGTTTGATTCAATTGTGCTGCTGGTGCAGAAGGAAGTAGCACAAAGGCTGTATGCTAAACCAGGCTCGAAAGCATTTGGAGCTTTATCGGTGCGGGTGCAATATCTGGCAGAGTGCGAGTTAATTTGTATTGTCCCAGCAGGAGCGTTTCATCCGCCGCCCAAAGTTGATTCAGCGGTGGTGCGTCTGCGTCCGCGAATGACGGAACCACCAGCCGATGACCCGAAGCACCTAGAGACTTTGTTAAAGTTAGGCTTTGCCGAAAAGCGCAAAATGTTGCGAAATAATTTGAAAGGCATAGTAGAACGCGATCGCCTCACCCAATTACTGGAACAATTAGAAGTAAACCCCCAAGCCCGCGCCGAAGACTTAAGCGTTGCTCAATGGGTAGCCTTGAGTAACTTGGATCTTGCCTAA
- a CDS encoding DUF2973 domain-containing protein, with protein MLHLLYLVVFTILAFLAIANMIRSLLTISSMDTPRRYPPSGPYMTSATGYRTVPHPELLDDAGNPINEPLLVMRSMSVEDAREQLDALYKSSPGNSSEPQED; from the coding sequence ATGTTACACCTGCTTTATCTTGTTGTCTTTACCATTTTGGCATTTTTAGCGATCGCGAATATGATCCGCAGCTTGTTGACTATCAGCAGTATGGATACTCCACGGCGTTACCCACCATCGGGTCCCTACATGACTTCCGCCACTGGTTATCGAACTGTACCGCACCCGGAACTGTTAGATGATGCCGGGAACCCAATTAATGAGCCGCTGCTGGTGATGCGTTCTATGTCCGTAGAAGATGCCCGCGAACAATTGGATGCGCTTTACAAATCGTCTCCCGGCAATAGCAGCGAACCTCAAGAAGATTAA
- a CDS encoding TIGR00266 family protein, with amino-acid sequence MNVEILHQPDSAIARVTLSAGEELVAEAGRMIAMSGYINASTTLRQGKGGGILGGLKRMVAGESLFLSVFRSPTAGGEIFLAPKLMGDILPYKMTGDGLVVQSASYLASESDVDINLGFQGFKSLFSGESIFWLDVTGNGSILLSSFGAIYEISVNGEYIVDTGHIVAFEKSLTFEIKKATSSLIGSFLGGEGFICRFKGQGKVFCQTHNPGAFGMLVGAQLPAR; translated from the coding sequence ATGAATGTAGAAATTTTACATCAACCAGACAGCGCGATCGCTCGCGTTACCTTAAGTGCTGGTGAAGAATTAGTTGCAGAAGCTGGCAGAATGATTGCCATGAGTGGTTACATCAATGCTAGTACCACTTTACGCCAAGGAAAAGGCGGCGGAATCTTAGGCGGACTCAAGCGCATGGTGGCTGGCGAGTCGTTATTTTTAAGTGTCTTCCGTTCTCCTACTGCTGGGGGTGAAATATTTCTGGCTCCAAAATTGATGGGCGATATTTTGCCTTATAAAATGACTGGCGATGGTTTAGTTGTGCAGTCTGCTTCTTACCTAGCCAGTGAATCAGATGTCGATATTAACTTGGGATTTCAAGGCTTTAAATCTTTATTTTCTGGCGAATCAATCTTTTGGTTAGATGTAACTGGCAATGGTTCGATTCTTCTCAGTTCCTTTGGGGCAATTTATGAAATATCAGTAAACGGTGAATATATTGTTGATACCGGACATATTGTTGCCTTTGAAAAAAGCCTGACATTTGAAATAAAAAAAGCAACTTCTAGTTTGATCGGTTCTTTCTTAGGCGGTGAAGGTTTCATTTGCCGGTTTAAAGGACAAGGTAAAGTGTTTTGCCAAACTCACAATCCTGGTGCCTTTGGTATGCTGGTCGGCGCTCAGCTTCCGGCACGATAA
- the ispE gene encoding 4-(cytidine 5'-diphospho)-2-C-methyl-D-erythritol kinase: protein MRSYSLISPAKINLYLEIIGDRPDGYHELVMVLQSIGLSDRINLRSLSTDIIRVQCDHPQVPQDKSNLAYRAAELMAVKFPEAFAQYGGVEIAIEKQIPVGAGLAGGSSNAAAVIVGIDLLWHLGLTQSELQELAAKIGSDVPFCIAGGTALATGRGEELSPLPNLDRLYVVLGKYRNLAVYTPWAYQTYRQQYLSSYVRDADSLEARRERVHSGPMVRAIYNKDGAKIGQLLHNDLEKVVLPEYPQVLRLREAFISAGVLGTMMSGSGPTVFALCETEAQAQQVQQQVRQSILDPDLDLWVTGVTTNGIHVST from the coding sequence ATGCGTTCCTACTCCCTGATTTCCCCAGCCAAAATTAATCTCTACCTGGAAATTATCGGCGATCGCCCGGATGGTTATCACGAACTGGTAATGGTGCTGCAAAGCATCGGCTTAAGCGATCGCATAAATTTGCGATCGCTTAGTACCGACATCATCCGCGTTCAATGCGATCATCCCCAAGTGCCGCAAGACAAAAGTAATCTTGCTTACCGGGCGGCAGAATTGATGGCAGTAAAATTTCCCGAAGCCTTTGCCCAGTATGGCGGCGTTGAAATTGCCATAGAAAAACAAATCCCCGTAGGGGCTGGACTCGCTGGCGGATCTAGCAATGCCGCAGCTGTTATCGTCGGGATAGATTTGCTGTGGCATCTGGGACTCACTCAGTCGGAATTGCAAGAACTGGCTGCAAAAATTGGCTCAGATGTTCCTTTTTGTATCGCAGGCGGCACAGCACTGGCAACTGGGCGGGGTGAGGAACTTTCTCCTCTGCCCAATTTGGATCGTCTCTATGTCGTCTTGGGCAAATACCGCAATCTTGCGGTTTACACTCCGTGGGCTTACCAAACTTACCGACAGCAATATCTCAGTTCCTACGTTAGGGATGCTGATAGTTTGGAAGCACGCAGGGAACGAGTACATTCTGGGCCAATGGTGCGAGCTATCTACAATAAAGATGGAGCAAAAATCGGTCAACTGCTGCACAATGACTTAGAGAAAGTCGTATTGCCAGAGTATCCCCAAGTATTGCGACTGCGGGAAGCTTTCATCAGTGCTGGTGTCTTGGGAACCATGATGTCGGGTTCCGGGCCAACAGTATTTGCACTCTGCGAAACAGAAGCCCAAGCACAACAGGTACAGCAGCAAGTTAGACAGTCAATTCTTGACCCCGATTTAGACTTGTGGGTAACTGGGGTAACAACTAACGGTATTCATGTTTCAACTTAA
- a CDS encoding TIGR00266 family protein: MNEIKYEIEHSPAYASLRFDLRANQTVLVESGAMAAMDSCIKMKSKVQGGLMKGLGRMLGGESLFISEFTAEGRAGELYVSPGVPGEIQHYYLNGNGLMVQSSGFVAASPTVQIDTKFQGFKGFFSGESLFLLRATGQGDIWFSSYGAIVEIPVAGDYVVDTGYIVAFEDSLQYKVEMLGGLSFKGLRTGILGGEGLVCRFQGNGRLWIQSRELYALINFLNPFRPVKSSN, encoded by the coding sequence ATGAATGAAATAAAATACGAAATTGAACATTCTCCTGCATATGCCTCCCTACGGTTCGACTTGAGGGCAAATCAAACAGTGTTAGTTGAATCAGGAGCAATGGCGGCGATGGACTCTTGCATCAAAATGAAATCTAAGGTGCAAGGTGGTTTAATGAAAGGTCTTGGTAGAATGCTGGGTGGGGAATCTTTATTTATCAGTGAATTCACCGCTGAAGGTAGAGCAGGAGAACTGTATGTTTCACCTGGAGTCCCTGGAGAAATTCAACATTACTACCTGAATGGTAATGGTTTAATGGTGCAATCTTCTGGATTTGTTGCTGCTAGTCCCACAGTTCAAATCGATACTAAGTTTCAAGGTTTTAAAGGCTTCTTTAGTGGAGAGTCCTTGTTTTTACTTCGTGCAACTGGACAAGGTGATATCTGGTTTAGTTCTTATGGAGCAATTGTAGAAATTCCAGTGGCAGGTGATTATGTAGTAGATACTGGCTACATTGTAGCGTTTGAAGATTCGTTACAATACAAAGTTGAGATGTTAGGTGGTTTGTCATTTAAAGGGTTGAGGACTGGAATTTTAGGTGGTGAAGGATTAGTATGTCGCTTTCAGGGTAACGGACGTTTATGGATTCAGTCGCGGGAGCTTTATGCGTTGATTAATTTCTTGAATCCGTTTCGTCCAGTTAAGAGTAGTAATTGA
- the thrS gene encoding threonine--tRNA ligase, whose translation MVQQPMPPEESSASQDVPAKINLPRTSESESLKKIRHTASHVMAMAVQKLFPKAQVTIGPWIENGFYYDFDNPEPFTEKDLKTIQKEMVKIVNRKLPVIREEVSREEAESRIKAINEPYKLEILEDLQEPITIYHLGDQWWDLCAGPHVENTSELNPKAFELESVAGAYWRGDETKAQLQRIYATAWESPEQLAEYKRRKEEALRRDHRKLGKELGLFIFADQVGPGLPLWTPKGTVLRSVLEDFLKQEQLKRGYQQVVTPHIARVDLFKTSGHWQKYKEDMFPMMAEDEQAAAMEQGFALKPMNCPFHIQIYKSQLRSYRELPMRLAEFGTVYRYEQSGELGGLTRVRGFTVDDSHLFVTPEQLESEFLNVVDLILSVFKSLQLKNFKARLSFRDPNSDKYIGSDEAWEKAQGAIRRAVETLGMNYFEGIGEAAFYGPKLDFIFSDALEREWQLGTVQVDYNLPERFDLEYVAPDGSRQRPVMIHRAPFGSLERLIGILIEEYAGDFPLWLAPVQARLLTVSDDQLPFAQEVVNQMLRCGIRAEVDTSGEHLKKQIRNGEKEKIPVMGVVGAKEVEANSLSIRLRASGKPTQELGAMPVSEVIERIKDAKLNYGSF comes from the coding sequence ATGGTTCAGCAGCCAATGCCCCCCGAAGAATCTTCAGCTTCCCAGGATGTGCCAGCAAAGATAAATTTGCCCCGTACCAGTGAATCTGAATCCTTGAAGAAAATCCGTCACACGGCATCCCACGTTATGGCGATGGCGGTGCAAAAGCTGTTTCCTAAGGCACAGGTGACTATCGGCCCGTGGATTGAAAACGGATTTTACTATGACTTTGACAATCCAGAGCCATTTACAGAAAAAGACTTAAAAACCATCCAGAAAGAGATGGTCAAGATTGTCAATCGCAAATTGCCAGTAATTCGGGAAGAAGTCAGCCGCGAGGAAGCCGAAAGCCGAATTAAGGCAATTAATGAGCCTTACAAACTAGAAATATTAGAAGACCTACAAGAACCCATTACCATCTATCATTTGGGAGATCAGTGGTGGGATTTGTGTGCTGGGCCTCATGTAGAAAACACCAGCGAGTTGAATCCAAAAGCATTTGAATTGGAAAGCGTCGCTGGAGCTTACTGGCGCGGCGATGAAACCAAAGCACAGCTACAGCGAATTTATGCCACGGCTTGGGAATCGCCGGAACAGCTGGCTGAGTACAAGCGACGCAAGGAAGAAGCGCTGCGGCGAGATCACCGCAAGCTAGGCAAAGAACTGGGATTGTTTATTTTTGCCGATCAGGTGGGGCCAGGGTTGCCCCTGTGGACACCAAAAGGAACGGTGTTGCGGAGCGTTCTGGAAGATTTCCTTAAGCAGGAACAGCTCAAACGCGGATACCAGCAGGTAGTAACGCCCCACATCGCCAGAGTCGATTTATTTAAAACCTCTGGACACTGGCAGAAATACAAAGAAGATATGTTCCCGATGATGGCGGAGGATGAGCAAGCGGCGGCGATGGAACAAGGGTTCGCACTCAAGCCGATGAATTGCCCTTTCCACATCCAAATCTATAAGAGCCAGTTGCGCTCTTACCGGGAACTACCGATGCGACTGGCGGAGTTTGGCACCGTCTACCGTTACGAACAATCTGGGGAACTCGGTGGATTAACGCGAGTGCGCGGTTTCACCGTGGATGATTCTCACTTATTTGTAACGCCAGAACAACTTGAGAGCGAATTTCTCAACGTGGTGGATTTGATTCTGTCGGTGTTTAAGAGTCTGCAACTGAAGAACTTTAAGGCGCGTCTCAGTTTCCGCGATCCAAATTCAGACAAGTACATCGGTTCCGATGAAGCTTGGGAAAAAGCTCAAGGTGCGATTCGCCGCGCCGTGGAAACGCTAGGAATGAATTACTTTGAGGGAATTGGGGAAGCAGCGTTTTATGGCCCTAAACTGGATTTTATCTTCAGCGATGCTCTAGAGCGGGAGTGGCAGCTGGGTACGGTGCAAGTAGACTACAATTTGCCAGAACGTTTTGATTTGGAGTACGTTGCGCCGGATGGTTCCCGCCAACGTCCTGTGATGATTCACCGCGCTCCTTTTGGGTCTTTAGAAAGGCTGATTGGGATTTTAATTGAGGAGTATGCTGGGGATTTCCCGTTGTGGTTAGCGCCAGTACAAGCGCGACTGCTGACAGTAAGCGACGATCAGTTGCCGTTTGCTCAGGAAGTGGTAAACCAAATGCTACGCTGCGGTATTCGCGCTGAAGTTGACACCAGTGGCGAACACCTCAAGAAACAGATTCGCAATGGTGAAAAGGAGAAAATCCCAGTTATGGGAGTTGTGGGAGCGAAAGAGGTGGAAGCTAATAGTTTGAGTATTCGCCTCCGCGCTTCGGGTAAGCCAACTCAAGAGTTAGGAGCGATGCCTGTTAGTGAGGTAATTGAGAGAATCAAAGACGCTAAGCTCAACTACGGCAGCTTTTAA